A window of Hydrogenophilus thermoluteolus genomic DNA:
CACCGGAGCGAGCGGGCGCGGCACCCGCGTTACCGTGAGTGGGGTTTCTGCTTTCGGTTGCGCCCGATAGCGGTCGATCGCTTTTTTCAGCACATCGAGCAGCTTTTGCATCGAAATCGGTTTTTCCAGAAAGCCGTACGCACCGTGGTGTGTTGCCTCGACCGCGGTCTCGATCGTGGCATGTCCGGAGATCATGATCACGGGGGGCAGCGCGCTTCCCATTTCGCTCTGCCATTGTTTCAACAGGGTAATCCCGTCACAATCGGGCATCCAGATATCGAGCAATATCGCCTCAGGAGCGAATTCCGCCAGTTTCTGCTGCCCTTCCGAACCATTTGCGGCCGTTGCGACGCGATAGCCTTCGTCTTCCAGGATCTCGCTCAGCCAGTCGCGGATCCCCACTTCGTCATCGACGATCAGAACTTTTGCCATCGTCTCCTTCCTCACGGTCGGCTGCGGCAAATGTCAGACGTACTTCTGCACCCTTGCCATCCACCGGTGTCGTCAGCACGATCGCCGCATGGTGATCGTCGACGATCTTCTTGACTACTGCCAAGCCCAACCCAGTCCCTTTGCGCTTCGTGGTGTAGTAGGGTTCGAACGCTTTTTGCTGATACCCTTCGGGAAAACCGATCCCGTTGTCCTGAACGCTCAGTTCGATGCGATCATTCTGACGCACCAAGCGGACAACGATTCTCGGGTCGGCGATCCCCTCCAGAGCGTCTTGCGCGTTTTGCAGAAGGTTGTGCAGCACCTGCCGCAGCTGCCTGGGATCCCCTTCGATCGCCCACGGTCCTTCGCCTTCTACGACGCATTCGACGGGGATCCCGCCCTCTTCGTAGAACACCAAAAGCGACCGGATGAGTTCGGCAAGATCGACACGCGTTTTTTTTGCGTTCGGCATTTTCGCATAATCGCGAAACGCATTGACCATTTCGGTCATCGCTTCCACTTGGTCGATCACCGTTGTCGTGGCGCGCTCAAGGAGCTGGCGCTCTTTCTCGGGCAATTTCTCGGCCAATTTGTACCGTAGCCGTTCCGCCGCAAGACGAATCGGCGTCAAGGGGTTTTTGATCTCGTGCGCGAGCCGCCGCGCGATTTCGCCCCACGCCGCAAGGCGTTGTGCAAGGACGACGTCTGTGACGTCGTCGATCACCACAACCCATCCGCTGGTGGCCTCTGTGAGCGGTGCCACATGAACCACGAAGGTTTTGCCCTTATCCTCGTCGACCCATTCGAAGGTAACTGGGCCGCTCGCAACCGCCATAACTGCCTGTAAGCGGTCGCGCAATGCCGGATTTCCGCGCCAAGCATCGTTGGCGTTGAGCGGGGTCGTGCTTTCGTCCCCGAGCAGCGCTTTCGCGGCCGCGTTTGCGAGCACCAAATGGTGGGTTTCATCGAAGACCAGCACTGCAGTGGTCAAATGGGCGAGCACGGTTTCCAGATAAGCGCGGGCGGCTTCCACCTCGGCATGCGCCCGTGCTTGTTCGGCTTGCGCTTTTGCCAATTGTTCGCTCATGCGATCGAACGAGCGGACGACCCAACCCAACTCGTCTTGGCTGGAAATGCGATCCGCCACGGGGAGGTAACGTCCCTCTGCCAGCGCCCGCGTGCCTTCTTCCAGCGCGAGCAAAGGTGTGATGAAACGGCGCGAAATCTGCAGCGCGATCATCGCGGCGGCAATCCACGCGGTTACCACCGCAACGGAGAGGATCACCAAATAGAGCCGTTGCAACGCCTCGCGACCGTGCGTGATCTGCGCGTATTCGCTTCGTGCCTCCGTGACTTCGTCGATCGCAGTGCGAATCGACGTGGGCACCCGGCGCAGTAACACCATAAAGGCGCTCTCTTGTTCGATCGTTTGCGGGATCCACACCACGACCCTTACCCAA
This region includes:
- a CDS encoding sensor histidine kinase, producing MATLGVNSVRVAVGFAAAIFVILLAASASLETVLFAQAFPYLLGLAAIAVAALLTIALRQGVHLWRQVRMGRFGSRLRAKLTGILLMMALFPTLVLYGVTVFFVVRAIDAWFDVRVERALDAAGQLARHAIDTQVARLLAEAQWLQSEWVANAHSIQGATLEQWRQKMGLDGLLILTGKGVVQGFAGEDPQWVQQEAGTPAEWQLAKLQETSHRVVETEESSWVRVVVWIPQTIEQESAFMVLLRRVPTSIRTAIDEVTEARSEYAQITHGREALQRLYLVILSVAVVTAWIAAAMIALQISRRFITPLLALEEGTRALAEGRYLPVADRISSQDELGWVVRSFDRMSEQLAKAQAEQARAHAEVEAARAYLETVLAHLTTAVLVFDETHHLVLANAAAKALLGDESTTPLNANDAWRGNPALRDRLQAVMAVASGPVTFEWVDEDKGKTFVVHVAPLTEATSGWVVVIDDVTDVVLAQRLAAWGEIARRLAHEIKNPLTPIRLAAERLRYKLAEKLPEKERQLLERATTTVIDQVEAMTEMVNAFRDYAKMPNAKKTRVDLAELIRSLLVFYEEGGIPVECVVEGEGPWAIEGDPRQLRQVLHNLLQNAQDALEGIADPRIVVRLVRQNDRIELSVQDNGIGFPEGYQQKAFEPYYTTKRKGTGLGLAVVKKIVDDHHAAIVLTTPVDGKGAEVRLTFAAADREEGDDGKSSDRR